A single window of Eucalyptus grandis isolate ANBG69807.140 chromosome 1, ASM1654582v1, whole genome shotgun sequence DNA harbors:
- the LOC104421183 gene encoding sphingoid long-chain bases kinase 1: MQKSGSLSKSNNSLRVSVPQQSLRRMGLCSPGGGHAASPVVFPEKRNKVKTAASRQNKNPMNVDDPFKVKKADEHRIDIIGGGGGDEKSDLLGYIVYTGKLVLDKRKNVDDKNGKDGKQNSAEMSTQQGAVNAKLTSRALVWGSNVLPLDNVVSVSYNAGLRHFTVHAYPERNGSCGFFCFMKGQKRSRKDFRFVASSREEAIQWVGGFADQQCYVNCLPHPLVSSKKQASSELLPIDPPPELIFRCKNPPRMLVILNPRSGRGRSSKVFYRMAEPIFKLAGFQLEVVKTTHAGHAKSLASSVDFSTCPDGIICVGGDGIVNEVLNGLLSRDNQKEGISIPLGIIPAGSDNSLVWTVLGVRDPISAALAIVKGGLTATDVFAVEWLQTGVIHFGMTCAYYGFVSDVLELSGKYQKRFGPLRYFVAGFLKFLCLPKYTYEVEYLPALKEEQEGKPSTEHAVVDMTDLYNDILRRSSKEGIPRASSLSSIDSIMTPSRISGGDPDTTCSSTHANIEPSDYVRGIDPKSKRLSSGRNNVTAEPEVIHPQNPLSTTPNWPRTRSKSRTDRGWSGLHATHDRTWGNAATNDKEDISSTMSDPGPIWDAEPKWDTEPNWAAENPIELPGPPDDIETGVNKELIPRCEEKWVVAKGQFLGILVCNHACRTVQSSQVVAPKAEPDDNTLDMILVRGSGRWRLLRFFVRLQMGGHLELPYVDYIKVKSVKIKAVKHTHNGCGIDGELFPLNGQVVSSLLPEQCRLIGRFPSHHI, translated from the exons ATGCAAAAGAGCGGGAGTCTCTCGAAGAGCAATAACAGCCTTAGGGTTTCGGTGCCTCAGCAGTCTTTGAGGAGAATGGGACTGTGTTCACCTGGCGGAGGGCACGCCGCGTCGCCGGTGGTTTTCCCCGAGAAGCGGAACAAGGTCAAGACTGCGGCGTCGAGGCAGAATAAAAATCCGATGAACGTCGACGATCCTTTTAAAGTGAAGAAGGCAGATGAGCACAGGATTGATATAATCGGAGGGGGCGGTGGAGATGAGAAGTCGGATTTGTTGGGTTACATTGTTTATACGGGGAAGCTTGTTTTAGATAAGAGAAAGAATGTAGATGACAAGAATGGCAAGGATGGGAAGCAAAATTCAGCTGAAATGAGTACTCAACAAGGCGCTGTCAATGCTAAGCTTACCAGCAGGGCTTTAGTCTGGGGCTCCAATGTCTTGCCACTCGACAACGTTGTCTCG GTGTCCTATAATGCTGGACTTAGACATTTCACTGTGCATGCTTACCCCGAAAGGAATGGATCCTGTGGCTTCTTTTGTTTCATGAAAGGTCAAAAGAGAAGTCGCAAGGACTTCCGTTTTGTGGCTTCTAGCAGAGAAGAGGCAATTCAATGGGTGGGTGGCTTTGCTGACCAGCAATGCTATGTCAATTGTTTGCCACACCCACTGGTTTCATCAAAGAAGCAAGCTTCTTCAGAATTGCTTCCGATTGACCCTCCGCCTGAATTAATTTTCAGATGCAAGAATCCTCCCAGAATGCTTGTCATATTAAACCCACGGTCTGGACGGGGTAGATCGAGTAAAGTTTTCTACAGAATGGCTGAGCCAATATTTAAG CTTGCAGGATTCCAGCTGGAGGTAGTTAAGACTACTCATGCTGGTCATGCGAAAAGTCTAGCTTCTAGTGTTGACTTCAGCACCTGTCCTGATG GAATAATATGTGTTGGAGGTGATGGAATTGTCAATGAG GTTCTGAATGGATTGCTTAGTAGGGATAACCAGAAAGAAGGAATTTCCATACCTCTGGGAATAATACCTGCTGGTTCTGATAATTCACTTGTTTGGACTGTTTTGGGAGTCAGGGATCCAATTTCTGCAGCTTTAGCTATTGTGAAG GGTGGTTTGACTGCTACAGATGTTTTTGCTGTCGAATGGCTTCAAACTGGTGTCATTCACTTTGGGATGACTTGTGCGTACTATGGTTTCGTCAGTGATG TATTGGAGCTGTCCGGGAAATATCAGAAGCGCTTTGGTCCTCTGCGTTACTTTGTGGCTGGTTTCCTGAAGTTTCTTTGTTTGCCAAAATATACCTATGAAGTGGAATATCTTCCAGCATTGAAAGAAGAACAGGAAGGAAAACCCTCGACTGAGCATGCAGTAGTTGACATGACAGACCTGTACAATGACATCTTGAGAAGGTCGAGCAAAGAAGGCATTCCTAGAGCATCCAGCTTATCAAGTATCGACTCAATAATGACCCCAAGCCGGATTTCTGGTGGAGATCCGGACACGACCTGCAGTAGCACTCATGCTAACATTGAACCATCTGACTATGTTCGTGGCATAGATCCGAAATCCAAACGCCTGTCATCTGGAAGAAACAATGTTACGGCTGAACCTGAAGTTATTCATCCCCAAAACCCCCTGTCGACAACTCCAAACTGGCCGAGGACAAGGTCAAAGTCAAGGACAGATAGAGGATGGTCTGGGCTGCACGCTACACATGATCGGACATGGGGAAATGCTGCGACAAATGATAAGGAGGATATTTCATCAACAATGTCTGATCCAGGTCCAATTTGGGATGCTGAACCAAAGTGGGACACTGAGCCTAATTGGGCTGCAGAAAACCCAATAGAATTGCCTGGGCCTCCAGATGACATAGAAACTGGAGTTAATAAAGAACTCATACCTAGATGTGAGGAGAAGTGGGTAGTTGCTAAGGGACAGTTTCTTGGCATATTGGTGTGTAACCATGCCTGCCGAACTGTTCAGAGCTCTCAGGTGGTGGCACCAAAAGCAGAACCTGATGACAACACCTTAGATATGATTCTAGTTCGTGGAAGTGGGAGGTGGAGACTCTTGAGATTTTTCGTGCGTCTTCAGATGGGTGGACACCTTGAGCTACCATATGTTGATTACATAAAG GTAAAGTCAGTGAAGATTAAAGCCGTAAAGCACACGCACAATGGTTGTGGCATCGATGGTGAGCTCTTTCCTCTCAATGGACAGGTCGTCTCTTCTTTGCTTCCAGAACAATGCAGACTAATCGGTCGCTTCCCGAGCCATCACATATAA